The Osmia lignaria lignaria isolate PbOS001 chromosome 14, iyOsmLign1, whole genome shotgun sequence genome has a window encoding:
- the LOC117609273 gene encoding uncharacterized protein LOC117609273 isoform X1: MSQRKMLSKRCCFCGLSDEDELKFGKIYEHADIITHYYCLLLSSNMEQRGDDNEGILGFLIADIQKELRRGKRLTCTYCKKSGATLGCCNVKCKRIFHYPCGLNAGTLNQFFGEFRSFCINHRPKQKIDSEMKKELTISSKVMCYICYDQVNPYSITDTIWAPCCNKNAWFHRKCVQQLAMSAGYFFKCPLCNDKKSFQKAMLQFGIFIPSQDASWELVPNAFEELLYRYDQCDAPICHCPKGRKHTSFNAKWELILCRTCGSQGIHMACGQLKWANPIWECTECISILGKSKKKISSNVTESILQNNSDLEDSDSDISVGKDSPVSFISTPIPDSTPCVSTIKQRPGPRTFKLRQLKASKELQNLQLGSSSKQEIDKEVDPVLELESINECSLQSTSTEESSIIETKSLSVSETKSSINSSSEYFKPQSPALDDTDIILDSDDDTTQITSCGSLESTCRIATVNETEKDGLLQIRNNITEYEGSNALHNSTSPIIKKLLQTNNFKPNNASSFLTNNVNDNSVKYNSQYVVQSDDFEETIELNKKFEKSCPGFFSNIKITNVVSLAPEEFEIVSSGINQQKINNIEYQNKMFDINLKRKFDKTTLDPLNFLIDEPKKIKTNNSIYEQKLKSSYVSVNVKNTGNNVHNVSTSTSDENYSQINNNNEKCTSTNTSNLQSLRSCTQLEQCCSKNENLLPKYRANIKHLFEANTLKGTSNGQISTLSEDVNKSDQTDDNIKNCDGDAGTSSAAKSRSGSLTSDTKINCTSEFIKSGGLYSESERSRTSEQWKSRSNIKKTTISTNKTSNIQKDKNTGCDYSRLIPEYLRLCDLKFRVYNSNNLQMILYNKFSININIENTATVEKNTRFEPSAQTGVQQKFSEIQNEISLNSKSENILHNISFLCNKDKSKCMLSNEQSKTYHDDTKENMNPVITVPCKNITDSLLSNANLATHNLTVSINSSNQNDDRDTTQCIHNAPKVIEENNKESSEENDNLINDFDNIFDAFTNSNNKYVKSINNVTRSIQNLTSSCVKSAITKKNNYFYNSTKLVRHALFPENRTNCKPENKAKSISAAQFKVSIDLKKVEKFIDNNPNLFSKYKKENEQCFKEQNSITERINLLNM; the protein is encoded by the exons TGATAATGAAGGTATTCTGGGATTTCTGATAGCAGATATACAAAAGGAACTTCGTAGAGGGAAAAGATTG acATGCACATACTGTAAGAAAAGTGGAGCCACATTAGGATGTTGTAATGTGAAATGTAAGCGTATATTTCATTATCCTTGTGGATTAAATGCTGGAACCTTAAATCAATTTTTCGGTGAATTTAG GTCATTTTGTATAAATCATAGACCAAAACAAAAAATAGATTCTgagatgaaaaaagaattaacaATAAGTAGTAAAGTAATGTGTTACATATGTTATGATCAAGTAAATCCTTATAGTATAACTGATACAATATGGGCTCCGTGTTGTAACAAAAATGCTTGGTTTCATAGAAAATGTGTTCAG CAACTTGCTATGAGTGCTGGGTACTTTTTTAAATGTCCTTTATGCAATGATAAGAAATCATTTCAAAAAGCAATGCTACAATTTGGTATTTTTATTCCTAGTCA agATGCTTCTTGGGAACTCGTGCCAAATGCATTTGAAGAACTTTTATATAGGTATGATCAATGCGATGCTCCAATATGTCATTGCCCTAAAGGTAGAAAGCATACAAGTTTTAATGC AAAATGGGAATTAATACTTTGTCGAACTTGTGGTTCACAAGGAATCCATATGGCCTGTGGACAACTTAAATGGGCTAATCCTATTTGGGAATGTACAGAATGTATTTCTATATTAG GTAAATCCAAGAAAAAGATTAGTTCAAATGTAACAGAAAGTATACTACA aaataattctGACTTGGAAGATAGCGACAGCGATATTTCTGTCGGTAAAGATTCACCTGTATCGTTTATTTCTACACCAATTCCTGATTCTACACCATGTGTGTCTACTATTAAACAACGTCCCGGTCCACGGACATTTAAGTTAAGACAACTTAAAGCAAGTAAAGAACTTCAAAA TTTACAGTTAGGGAGCAGTAGTAAGCAAGAAATTGATAAAGAAGTTGATCCAGTTTTGGAATTAGaaagtataaatgaatgtaGCTTACAGTCTACAAGTACCGAAGAAAGTTCTATTATTGAAACAAAAAGTTTATCCGTTAGTGAAACTAAAAGTAGCATAAATTCTTCAAGTGAATATTTCAAGCCTCAATCACCTGCATTAGATGATACTGACATTATACTTGATAGTGATGATGATACTACACAG ATCACCAGTTGTGGTTCATTAGAGAGTACATGTAGAATTGCTACTGTTAATGAAACTGAAAAGGACGGTTTATTACAGATTAGAAATAATATAACCGAATATGAAGGAAGCAATGCATTACATAATTCTACTtcacctataataaaaaaattattacaaacaaATAATTTCAAACCAAATAATGCTAGTAGCTTTTTAACAAATAATGTAAATGATAATTCAGTGAAATATAACTCACAATATGTGGTACAATCTGATGATTTCGAAGAAACAATAGAGttaaacaaaaaatttgagaagaGCTGCCCTggttttttttcaaatattaaaattacaaacgtAGTTTCTTTAGCACCAGAGGAGTTTGAAATTGTATCATCTGGAATAAACCAGCAGAAGATCAATAATATTGAATATCAGAATAAAATGTTTGATATTaacttaaaaagaaaatttgataaaactaCATTGGATCCgctaaattttttaatagatgAACCAAAAAAGATAAAAACCAATAACAGTATATATGAACAAAAACTAAAATCATCATATGTTTctgtaaatgttaaaaatacTGGTAATAATGTACATAATGTTTCAACTTCTACATCTGATgaaaattattcgcaaattaaCAATAATAACGAAAAGTGCACCTCGACAAATACGTCTAATTTACAAAGTTTGAGATCGTGCACTCAATTAGAACAATGTTGTAGCAAAAATGAGAATCTGTTACCTAAATACAGAGCTAATATCAAACACTTATTCGAGGCGAATACTTTGAAGGGTACATCAAATGGTCAAATCAGTACATTATCAGAAGATGTAAACAAAAGTGATCAAACTGATgacaatataaaaaat TGTGACGGGGATGCAGGCACAAGTTCTGCTGCTAAATCAAGGAGTGGAAGTCTTACCAGTGACACAAAGATTAATTGCACATCAGAATTCATCAAATCAGGTGGTTTATATTCAGAATCAGAAAGATCACGTACCTCAGAACAATGGAAGTCAAGAAGCAATATTAAGAA gacAACAATTTCAACTAATAAGACATCAAATATACAAAAAGACAAAAATACTGGATGTGATTACTCTCGATTGATACCAGAATATTTACGTTTATGTGATCTTAAGTTCCGtgtatataactcaaataatttgCAG ATGATTTTATATAATAAgttttctataaatattaatatagaaaatacAGCGACAGTAGAAAAAAATACTAGGTTTGAGCCATCAGCACAAACAGGTGTTCAACAGAAGTTTTctgaaatacaaaatgaaatttctctAAACTCAAAatcagaaaatattttacacaatatttcatttctttgtaATAAAGATAAATCCAAATGTATGCTCTCTAATGAGCAGTCCAAAACTTATCATGATGACACGAAGGAAAATATGAATCCAGTAATAACAGTTCCTTGTAAAAATATAACAGATAGTTTACTTAGCAATGCAAATTTAGCTACACATAATTTGACAGTTTCTATAAATAGTAGTAATCAAAACGATGACAGGGATACAACGCAATGTATACATAATGCTCCTAAagtaattgaagaaaataataaagaaagcaGTGAAGAAaacgataatttaattaacgacTTTGACAATATTTTTGATGCTTTTACAAATTCTAACAACAAATACGTGAAAAGTATTAACAATGTAACACGAAGTATTCAAAACTTAACTTCCAGTTGTGTAAAAAGTGCTATAACTAAAaagaacaattatttttataattccaCGAAACTTGTTCGACATGCTTTATTTCCGGAAAATCGTACAAATTGTAAACCAGAGAATAAAGCGAAAAGTATATCTGCAGCACAGTTTAAAGTAAGTATCGATCTaaaaaaggtagaaaaatttattgataataatccaaatttattttcaaaatataaaaaagaaaatgaacaatGTTTTAAAGAACAAAATAGTATAACAGaacgaattaatttattaaacatgtaa
- the LOC117609273 gene encoding uncharacterized protein LOC117609273 isoform X2: MSFCINHRPKQKIDSEMKKELTISSKVMCYICYDQVNPYSITDTIWAPCCNKNAWFHRKCVQQLAMSAGYFFKCPLCNDKKSFQKAMLQFGIFIPSQDASWELVPNAFEELLYRYDQCDAPICHCPKGRKHTSFNAKWELILCRTCGSQGIHMACGQLKWANPIWECTECISILGKSKKKISSNVTESILQNNSDLEDSDSDISVGKDSPVSFISTPIPDSTPCVSTIKQRPGPRTFKLRQLKASKELQNLQLGSSSKQEIDKEVDPVLELESINECSLQSTSTEESSIIETKSLSVSETKSSINSSSEYFKPQSPALDDTDIILDSDDDTTQITSCGSLESTCRIATVNETEKDGLLQIRNNITEYEGSNALHNSTSPIIKKLLQTNNFKPNNASSFLTNNVNDNSVKYNSQYVVQSDDFEETIELNKKFEKSCPGFFSNIKITNVVSLAPEEFEIVSSGINQQKINNIEYQNKMFDINLKRKFDKTTLDPLNFLIDEPKKIKTNNSIYEQKLKSSYVSVNVKNTGNNVHNVSTSTSDENYSQINNNNEKCTSTNTSNLQSLRSCTQLEQCCSKNENLLPKYRANIKHLFEANTLKGTSNGQISTLSEDVNKSDQTDDNIKNCDGDAGTSSAAKSRSGSLTSDTKINCTSEFIKSGGLYSESERSRTSEQWKSRSNIKKTTISTNKTSNIQKDKNTGCDYSRLIPEYLRLCDLKFRVYNSNNLQMILYNKFSININIENTATVEKNTRFEPSAQTGVQQKFSEIQNEISLNSKSENILHNISFLCNKDKSKCMLSNEQSKTYHDDTKENMNPVITVPCKNITDSLLSNANLATHNLTVSINSSNQNDDRDTTQCIHNAPKVIEENNKESSEENDNLINDFDNIFDAFTNSNNKYVKSINNVTRSIQNLTSSCVKSAITKKNNYFYNSTKLVRHALFPENRTNCKPENKAKSISAAQFKVSIDLKKVEKFIDNNPNLFSKYKKENEQCFKEQNSITERINLLNM; this comes from the exons AT GTCATTTTGTATAAATCATAGACCAAAACAAAAAATAGATTCTgagatgaaaaaagaattaacaATAAGTAGTAAAGTAATGTGTTACATATGTTATGATCAAGTAAATCCTTATAGTATAACTGATACAATATGGGCTCCGTGTTGTAACAAAAATGCTTGGTTTCATAGAAAATGTGTTCAG CAACTTGCTATGAGTGCTGGGTACTTTTTTAAATGTCCTTTATGCAATGATAAGAAATCATTTCAAAAAGCAATGCTACAATTTGGTATTTTTATTCCTAGTCA agATGCTTCTTGGGAACTCGTGCCAAATGCATTTGAAGAACTTTTATATAGGTATGATCAATGCGATGCTCCAATATGTCATTGCCCTAAAGGTAGAAAGCATACAAGTTTTAATGC AAAATGGGAATTAATACTTTGTCGAACTTGTGGTTCACAAGGAATCCATATGGCCTGTGGACAACTTAAATGGGCTAATCCTATTTGGGAATGTACAGAATGTATTTCTATATTAG GTAAATCCAAGAAAAAGATTAGTTCAAATGTAACAGAAAGTATACTACA aaataattctGACTTGGAAGATAGCGACAGCGATATTTCTGTCGGTAAAGATTCACCTGTATCGTTTATTTCTACACCAATTCCTGATTCTACACCATGTGTGTCTACTATTAAACAACGTCCCGGTCCACGGACATTTAAGTTAAGACAACTTAAAGCAAGTAAAGAACTTCAAAA TTTACAGTTAGGGAGCAGTAGTAAGCAAGAAATTGATAAAGAAGTTGATCCAGTTTTGGAATTAGaaagtataaatgaatgtaGCTTACAGTCTACAAGTACCGAAGAAAGTTCTATTATTGAAACAAAAAGTTTATCCGTTAGTGAAACTAAAAGTAGCATAAATTCTTCAAGTGAATATTTCAAGCCTCAATCACCTGCATTAGATGATACTGACATTATACTTGATAGTGATGATGATACTACACAG ATCACCAGTTGTGGTTCATTAGAGAGTACATGTAGAATTGCTACTGTTAATGAAACTGAAAAGGACGGTTTATTACAGATTAGAAATAATATAACCGAATATGAAGGAAGCAATGCATTACATAATTCTACTtcacctataataaaaaaattattacaaacaaATAATTTCAAACCAAATAATGCTAGTAGCTTTTTAACAAATAATGTAAATGATAATTCAGTGAAATATAACTCACAATATGTGGTACAATCTGATGATTTCGAAGAAACAATAGAGttaaacaaaaaatttgagaagaGCTGCCCTggttttttttcaaatattaaaattacaaacgtAGTTTCTTTAGCACCAGAGGAGTTTGAAATTGTATCATCTGGAATAAACCAGCAGAAGATCAATAATATTGAATATCAGAATAAAATGTTTGATATTaacttaaaaagaaaatttgataaaactaCATTGGATCCgctaaattttttaatagatgAACCAAAAAAGATAAAAACCAATAACAGTATATATGAACAAAAACTAAAATCATCATATGTTTctgtaaatgttaaaaatacTGGTAATAATGTACATAATGTTTCAACTTCTACATCTGATgaaaattattcgcaaattaaCAATAATAACGAAAAGTGCACCTCGACAAATACGTCTAATTTACAAAGTTTGAGATCGTGCACTCAATTAGAACAATGTTGTAGCAAAAATGAGAATCTGTTACCTAAATACAGAGCTAATATCAAACACTTATTCGAGGCGAATACTTTGAAGGGTACATCAAATGGTCAAATCAGTACATTATCAGAAGATGTAAACAAAAGTGATCAAACTGATgacaatataaaaaat TGTGACGGGGATGCAGGCACAAGTTCTGCTGCTAAATCAAGGAGTGGAAGTCTTACCAGTGACACAAAGATTAATTGCACATCAGAATTCATCAAATCAGGTGGTTTATATTCAGAATCAGAAAGATCACGTACCTCAGAACAATGGAAGTCAAGAAGCAATATTAAGAA gacAACAATTTCAACTAATAAGACATCAAATATACAAAAAGACAAAAATACTGGATGTGATTACTCTCGATTGATACCAGAATATTTACGTTTATGTGATCTTAAGTTCCGtgtatataactcaaataatttgCAG ATGATTTTATATAATAAgttttctataaatattaatatagaaaatacAGCGACAGTAGAAAAAAATACTAGGTTTGAGCCATCAGCACAAACAGGTGTTCAACAGAAGTTTTctgaaatacaaaatgaaatttctctAAACTCAAAatcagaaaatattttacacaatatttcatttctttgtaATAAAGATAAATCCAAATGTATGCTCTCTAATGAGCAGTCCAAAACTTATCATGATGACACGAAGGAAAATATGAATCCAGTAATAACAGTTCCTTGTAAAAATATAACAGATAGTTTACTTAGCAATGCAAATTTAGCTACACATAATTTGACAGTTTCTATAAATAGTAGTAATCAAAACGATGACAGGGATACAACGCAATGTATACATAATGCTCCTAAagtaattgaagaaaataataaagaaagcaGTGAAGAAaacgataatttaattaacgacTTTGACAATATTTTTGATGCTTTTACAAATTCTAACAACAAATACGTGAAAAGTATTAACAATGTAACACGAAGTATTCAAAACTTAACTTCCAGTTGTGTAAAAAGTGCTATAACTAAAaagaacaattatttttataattccaCGAAACTTGTTCGACATGCTTTATTTCCGGAAAATCGTACAAATTGTAAACCAGAGAATAAAGCGAAAAGTATATCTGCAGCACAGTTTAAAGTAAGTATCGATCTaaaaaaggtagaaaaatttattgataataatccaaatttattttcaaaatataaaaaagaaaatgaacaatGTTTTAAAGAACAAAATAGTATAACAGaacgaattaatttattaaacatgtaa
- the GluProRS gene encoding glutamyl-prolyl-tRNA synthetase isoform X2 codes for MRFDDTNPAKENVEFEKAILEDLELLQIKPDRFTHSSDYFDLMLEYCTKLLIENKAYVDDTPAHIMKEQRDQKLMSVNRNNSVEKNLKLWNEMQQGSPKGQECCVRAKIDYQSANGCLRDPTIYRCKPEPHPRTGTKYKVYPTYDFACPIVDAVENITHTLRTTEYHDRDVQFYWIIDALGLRRPYIWEYSRLNMTNTVLSKRKLTWFVNEGLVDGWDDPRFPTVRGILRRGMTVEGLKQFIIAQGSSRSVVFMEWDKIWSFNKKVIDPIATRYTALDFDKLVSVHINNVKEEWLTVQNHPKDPSRGNKQVLTSSHLYIERDDADVLVEGQNATFINWGNILIQKVEKENGVVKRIIAQLNLENKDYKNTLKITWLAVPSNKDDDDSKTNLIPCYAVYFEHIIRKPVLGKDDDFKNFIAKDTRVEVQMLGEVELKRVKKGEIIQLQRKGFFRCDVPYVSASPFSSKEQPLILFHVPDGHTISSAKTAVKETTQKNVSQLEVQDANVISEKIIAQGDKVRSLKSQKADKTVIDAEVKVLLNLKAEYEAYTGVEWKPGMIPDKSDKIAPSDKNKLSEDIIQQEKKIKELQAKINQEMQYLSNLKTSYKNKIGSDWSGANENIAQNGKLPDSHAEKLSNEIKKQGDKVRELKKSQVDKSIIDVEIKKLLTLKGDYKSITGQDWKQSSTSTSKTPSKACDNVINKMTDHDKIAEEIQKQGDKIRQLKATKAEKPIIDQEVKLLLTLKADYKTATGKDWKPFNTPVANASNKEEIRVNQILESIQKQEDKVRQLNESKAEKNIIDQEVKILFDLKNDYKTLTGQEWKSVKPDTSTKKKKKENISKTEKRKGTPNKEISKSESTKDTDTSKTGTRLGLEAKKAENFFEWYSQLITKSGMIEYYDVSGCYIFRPWSFSVWKIIKGYIDAEITKLGVQECYFPMFVTRSVLEKEKAHIADFAPEVAWVTKCGESDLAEPIAIRPTSETVMYPAYAKWLRSDTELPLRLNQWNNVVRWEFKDPKPFLRTREFLWQEGHSAFATKAEADEEVLVILDVYAKVYEHLLAIPVIKGRKTEKEKFAGGDYTTTVEAFISMSGRAIQGATSHHLGQNFSKMFNIQIEGATEGDEKTFVYQNSWGLTTRTIGVMIMVHGDDKGLVLPPNVACIQAIIVPCGITANTTSQQREFLFTECDKLLDELSRDKKLRVKADYRSNRTPGWKFNHWELKGVPVRIELGPKDLEKNQVTFVRRDNSERILANRSEVLNALYTLLDNIQSSMLTKARKELNEHIKRADNWNEFCVELNKKNLLLSPFCGESSCEDKIKADSAREDAGEEPGMLSMGAKSLCIPFEQPTSSVPLHKQKCIHPDCQNKPKSYTLFGRSY; via the exons ATGAGATTTGATGATACAAATCCTGCAAAGGAAAATGTAGAATTTGAGAAAGCTATTTTAGAAGATTTGGAGTTATTACAAATCAAACCAGACAGATTTACACATTCTTCAGATTATTTTGATTTGATGCTAGAATATTGTactaaattattaatagaaaataaagcaTATGTAGATGATACTCCTGCTCATATTATGAAAGAACAACGCGATCAAAAATTGATGTCAGTGAATAGAAACAATT CCGTGGAAAAGAATCTTAAGCTATGGAATGAAATGCAACAAGGTTCTCCCAAAGGTCAGGAATGTTGTGTTAGAGCAAAAATTGATTATCAGTCAGCAAATGGTTGTTTAAGAGATCCAACAATTTATAGATGCAAACCAGAGCCGCATCCTCGAACTGGAACAAAATACAA gGTTTATCCAACCTATGATTTTGCTTGCCCCATTGTTGATGCTGTTGAAAACATCACTCATACATTACGTACAACAGAATACCATGACAGAGATGTTCAGTTTTATTGGATAATTGATGCTTTAGGATTGAGGCGTCCTTATATATGGGAATACTCCCGTTTAAATATGACTAACACAGTtttatctaaaagaaaattaacttGGTTTGTTAATGAAGGTTTGGTTGATGGATGGGATGATCCACGTTTTCCAACAGTAAGAGGTATTTTGAGAAGGGGAATGACTGTTGAAGGATTAAAGCAATTTATCATTGCTCAAGGTAGTTCAAGATCTGTCGTTTTTATGGAATGGGATAAAATATGGTCATTTAACAAAAAGGTCATTGACCCGATTGCCACTAG GTATACTGCTTTGGATTTTGATAAGCTTGTATCGGTAcatataaataatgtaaaagaagaATGGCTAACGGTTCAAAATCATCCAAAAGATCCATCAAGAGGCAATAAACAAGTATTAACAAGTTCGCACCTATATATAGAAAGAGATGATGCAGACGTGTTGGTCGAAGGCCAAAATGCTACTTTTATTAATTGGGGCAATATATTGATAcaaaaagttgaaaaagaaaatggtgtTGTTAAGCGAATAATAGCGCAattgaatttagaaaataaagacTATAAAAATACATTGAAAATCACATGGCTAGCAGTACCTTCTAATAAAGATGATGACGACAGTAAAACTAATTTAATCCCGTGTTATGCTGTTTACTTTGAACACATAATACGTAAACCAGTGTTAGGAAAAGACGATGActtcaaaaatttcattgcaAAAGATACAAGA gtCGAGGTACAAATGCTTGGAGAGGTGGAGTTAAAACGAgtaaaaaaaggagaaataatTCAGTTACAACGAAAAGGTTTTTTCCGTTGCGATGTCCCTTATGTTTCGGCAAGTCCATTTTCTTCCAAAGAACAGCCCTTAATTTTATTCCATGTACCAGATGGACATACGATAAGCTCAGCAAAAACTGCTGTTAAAGAAACTACTCAGAAAAAT GTGTCTCAGCTTGAAGTACAAGATGCAAACGTAATCAGTGAAAAAATTATTGCTCAAGGTGATAAAGTACGTTCTCTAAAATCCCAGAAAGCAGATAAAACAGTAATAGATGCAGAAGTAAAAgtacttttaaatttaaaagctGAATATGAAGCGTACACTGGAGTAGAATGGAAACCAGGAATGATTCCAGATAAATCAGATAAAATAGCACCTtctgataaaaataaattatctgaGGATATTatacaacaagaaaagaaaattaaagaattacaAGCAAAGATAAACCAGGAGATGCAATatctttcaaatttaaaaacaagttataaaaataaaataggtaGTGATTGGTCAGGAGCAAATGAAAATATAGCACAAAATGGTAAGTTGCCAGATTCACATGCCGAAAAGTTATCTaacgaaattaaaaaacaagGTGATAAAGTAAGAGAATTGAAGAAATCACAAGTAGACAAAAGTATTATCGATGtagaaataaagaaactttTAACTTTAAAAGGAGATTATAAATCTATAACTGGTCAGGATTGGAAACAATCTAGTACCAGTACATCAAAAACACCCAGTAAAGCATGCgataatgtaattaataaaatgaccGATCACGACAAAATAGctgaagaaatacagaaacaaggGGATAAAATAAGGCAGTTAAAAGCTACGAAAGCAGAAAAACCTATTATTGATCAAGAGGTAAAATTACTTTTGACGTTGAAAGCTGATTACAAAACTGCAACTGGAAAGGATTGGAAACCATTTAACACACCAGTAGCTAACGCatcaaacaaagaagaaattCGTGTTAATCAAATTTTGGAAAGCATACAGAAGCAAGAGGATAAAGTAAGGCAATTAAATGAATCAAAAGCGGAGAAAAACATTATTGATCAAGAAGTAAAAATactttttgatttaaaaaatgacTATAAGACATTAACTGGTCAAGAATGGAAATCAGTAAAACCTGATACATCgactaaaaagaagaaaaaagaaaatatttctaaaactgAAAAACGAAAAGGTACTCCAAACAAGGAAATAAGTAAAAGTGAAAGTACAAAAGATACAGATACTTCAAAAACTGGAACCAGATTAGGGTTAGAGGCAAAGAAGGCAGAAAATTTCTTTGAATGGTATTCTCAACTTATTACCAAGAGCGGAATGATAGAATATTACGATGTATCAGGGTGTTACATTTTTCGCCCATGGAGTTTTTCCgtttggaaaataattaaagGATATATTGATGCAGAAATAACAAAACTAGGGGTTCAAGAATGTTATTTTCCTATGTTTGTCACACGATCAGTgttagagaaagaaaaagcacaTATAGCTGATTTTGCACCTGAAGTTGCATGGGTTACAAAATGTGGTGAATCAGATTTAGCAGAACCCATTGCTATACGGCCAACATCAGAAACTGTAATGTATCCTGCTTATGCCAAATGGCTAAGATCTGATACTGAACTTCCTTTAAGACTTAATCAGTGGAATAATGTAgtg AGATGGGAGTTTAAAGATCCTAAACCTTTCTTACGTACAAGAGAGTTTTTATGGCAAGAAGGACATAGTGCTTTTGCTACCAAAGCTGAAGCTGATGAAGAAGTTCTTGTAATTTTAGATGTATATGCTAAGGTGTACGAACATTTATTAGCAATACCTGTTATAAAAGGCCGAAAAACTGAAAAAGAGAAATTTGCTGGTGGTGATTATACTACCACAGTTGAGGCTTTCATTTCGATGAGTGGTCGTGCGATACAAGGAGCAACAAGTCACCATCTTGGACAAAATTTTTCTAAGATGTTTAATATTCAAATAGAAGGTGCTACAGAAGGAGATGAGAAAACATTCGTTTATCAAAATTCATGGGGCTTAACAACTCGAACAATTGGAGTTATGATAATG GTTCATGGAGACGACAAAGGTTTGGTATTGCCACCAAATGTAGCTTGTATTCAGGCTATCATAGTACCTTGTGGTATTACAGCAAACACGACATCTCAACAGAGAGAATTTTTATTCACTGAATGTGACAAATTATTGGATGAACTATCAAGAGATAAAAAGCTTAGAGTTAAAGCTGATTACCGCAGTAATCGCACTCCAGGTTGGAAATTTAACCATTGGGAATTGAAAGGTGTACCTGTACGAATTGAATTAGGTCcaaaagatttagaaaaaaatcaGGTTACATTTGTACGCAGAGATAATTCTGAAAGAATACTTGCAAACAGATCTGAAGTACTTAACGCTTTATATACATTATTGGATAACATACAATCAAGTATGCTTACTAA aGCAAGAAAGGAATTAAATGAACACATCAAACGTGCAGATAATTGGAACGAATTTTGCGTTGAacttaataaaaagaatttacTGTTATCACCCTTTTGTGGGGAATCATCTTGTGAAGATAAAATTAAAGCTGATAGCGCACG aGAGGACGCGGGAGAGGAACCTGGAATGTTATCAATGGGTGCAAAAAGTCTTTGTATACCATTTGAACAACCGACCTCATCAGTACCACTTCATAAACAAAAATGTATTCATCCTGATTGTCAAAATAAGCCGAAGTCTTATACACTTTTCGGTCGTAGCtattga